One genomic region from Gossypium hirsutum isolate 1008001.06 chromosome D13, Gossypium_hirsutum_v2.1, whole genome shotgun sequence encodes:
- the LOC121203345 gene encoding uncharacterized protein: MSGSQAADQLLKQSLQQQQQNQQSLNRQLLFSMAPGDDCHHFALAEPRSIANQEAEAMVVKSPEAFSLNGAGNFSVLIMFEPEKKKRIFSHVSNCNLGNIMWYIS, encoded by the exons ATGTCGGGTTCTCAAGCTGCGGATCAGTTGTTGAAGCAATCcctgcagcagcagcagcaaaaTCAACAGTCACTAAATCGACAGCTACTTTTCTCTATGGCTCCCGGAGACGATTGTCACCACTTTGCTTTAGCTGAGCCTCGTAGCATCGCCAATCAAGAAGCCGAAGCCATGGTCGTTAAGTCTCCT GAAGCCTTTTCCTTGAATGGAGCTGGAAATTTCTCTGTTCTCATTATGTTTGAGCCCGAAAAAAAAAAACGGATATTTTCCCATGTTTCTAATTGCAATTTGGGAAACATTATGTGGTATATCAGTTAA